The Entelurus aequoreus isolate RoL-2023_Sb linkage group LG08, RoL_Eaeq_v1.1, whole genome shotgun sequence genome segment agtgtgcaaagcagtaatcagagcaaagggtgagtttagacccctgatttacatacattaattatTACAATATCGTTATTCCTAGCGTAGAGCACAATTAAATATTTTGTATGCCAAAAATATTGACTCAAATCCCATTCATTCTGAGAGTGATCCTTTAATAAACAAAGTGTGAATCAGGACCAACTTCACCCTTTTAAACAGGCAAAAGTCATGTTGCCCAGTAGCAGTCTTGACTTATAAAAAACGAAGGCACTACATTTATTTGGAAAGGACGTGAAGCATTGTTTCCATTAGTATTCTAATGAATAAGAAAAATCAACAAGTCGTGAAATCCCTTTTTTGGGGGCAGGGAACACTAATGTACAAAATcccatttatatttgcatattgcaGCATTGCATTAAAACAGCTTGTAGTGCAagtctttttttccccaaacaaaTAATAAGCTGTTTCTGTTTAGGTCTAATAAAGACTTACTTCATTCAGACTTCAAGTACTACAGCCATGAGGTAAATGATTCAAATTTAAGAATGGACGACTTCTGTTTTAAAGTGAATATTGACCAagagtaaacatgaataatgtttCTGACTCAATGCATGCATGAGTACTTTTCCACTGCACAGCAAATACAGTTACAGTTATGTCCATAATGCAAGTACAGTCTTTGGACGTTGGACAAAGTTTGCATTTTGCCTCTTTGCCACCACTATTATTaattacatacatatttttttttgtattattgactTCATTCTAATTATCATGTGTTcataatatttacttatttcatAAATCATTTGTCTTTTATCTTATTTTGTCTTTAACCATGACAATAAACGCAATggatttaaaattttaaaaataattagatgtgatcttgacaaaaaaagggcATTTATTATTTAGGAATTGCAGCAATTTCATACAGAAAAGATTTCAGATATATGAAGCCTATAGTGTTTATTACCATCTTCATATCATTGTGTGCCTTTCTCTgcatgttttagagggctttaacaTGCATCACCAAAATCAGGCTGGGGACAAATGTGATATTTCAGTGGTCTCGAACACAACCAACAAAAGTCATTCAGTAGCGTGCCCTGTCAACTTTGAGTTTTACAGGATATTTATTtactttccaaaaataatttagtTGCTTTAGTGGATGAGTACATAATTGTTTCACAACCCTAATAAAAGTCCAGAGTGATTGGGAGTAAACTGGTAAAATCAATTTTCACAAGGCTGACGTTAGCGGTGGACGATACTGATAGTCGATaccagactgatatttttttttagaaatgctgTGATGTTATGAacaatgttacaaaaataaagaaatgtcGCGTAAAAACTCATAGCAAAGTTTATAAatctttaatatttttttgaaaatatagtAAAGACTCATCAAACCATTTTTAAGAATGTAGACCAGTAGTCCAGGTCCAGATTAAAACCTTTGTATTTAAAGTTCTCAAATATGGATCAAATCAAAAGTCTTTAACAGGGGCATcatgacatattttaaaaaaatatttgtttataatACCCACCCATGTTAAATGTCTTGAACGTTTAATACATTGATCCAAAGCACGGTAGTAGAGTTTAGAAAATGCAGTGGCATAGTCACTGTACCTTGCAGAtttgaataaaaacacaaatgaaaaATGGTAATATTTATGGTAGCATTCAAGATAGCTATCGATTAGCGGAGCAAGTTACCTGCTAGCAATTAATTAGCGATTAGCACACCAGTTGTCAACTAGTGATGGCgcaagttgtcagctagcaattatcgCTTTAGttatcagctagtgattagcgcgctaGTTGCCAGTCACCTATTAGCGGCACTATACTATATTACTTGAATCTcctaaaccatccatccattttctaccgcttgttcctctcaAATATTTATCAAAATCCTTGAGGACCATTTTAATTGAAAACAATTGTATGCATGATAAATAAGTAGGGGGGGGGGGTCCCTGCTCTAGCCCGCCATCAGATTTAGGGTCCTAAGCCTGGAAAACGTTGAAGAAATCATCCCTAAATCATCCCACAGACCCTGAAGATCCATAGAAACAGTTTGTGATTTGTGAAACCTTTATAATATTTGTGAAAATGCAATAACAACACATTTAGCGGAAATGTAAAAACACAAACTGTGTTTTTATGAGTCTTTAAGGTCTGTCCAATAATCTAGTccagctgaatttcccccagggatcaataaagtactttctattctattctatttgagAACTTTAAGTAGAGTAGTCTTTCATCTGGAGCTAGACTAATGTGGTCCACATGTGTTCAAATTGTGTTTATTGGAGAATTACCTGCCAGCAGTTTGTATTCTTCTAAGTTTCATTTTAAGAAAATGATTTAAGTGGTTTACACAAAAGCTAAGCAGatttatgtttttcattttgtcCCCTTAGCTACTGTACTCAAAATGACCTTAAAATTGAGGTACGTATCAAACCAAATGTGTGTGTaccaaatacaaaatatatatacatgaatcaTTTTTTGTAATTCTACTATTGCATCATTGGAAATTGAGGTACCGGGTACATAAAATGGCTGCAATTTCTTAAATAATAAATGCAATATTGAGGTCTGTTGAAAGTATTAACTCCAATCACATATCACATCCTGGcgttggtttttgtttttttcatagagAGTGGTGTAGAAAGGCAAACTCCTAAAAACTGTCAGTGTTCAATGTACTTCAGGACATAACTGTACTAAAATGAGGTCGGGGAAAGGGAATGTTTACAGTGTGGCGATACACAGTATCTTCATTGCATTACTGTACAAATAGTCTAAAAAAAAGACATCAGTACTGGATGCGACGCCACACATTCACAGTGAGGATGGTTTACTGGCATCATGACTTCATGCTGTACAGTGGAAAAGTGTCACATTTTACAATACTTGATTTGGTTCCCTTCTTTGACACTGAGGTCAGCAGCGTCGTGGTGATGATGGCTATGGAGGTATTTGGTGTCCACTCAGTGCCGGTCGTCATGGCAATTCAGCCTAGCCCTACGTCTAGCGACATCATCACTACGAAGCCCAAGATAGAAGTCCAAGATGCCAGCTTCCCGTTCCCACTGTGGACAATTTCAAGGTCAatggagatttaaaaaaaaaataaaataaaataaaaaaaaaagacaacatatatacacagagcataatactaccaccaccaatcACATGGACAGAGATAAGACCTTGAAGaccgtgttccaacaggacaatgaccccaaacacacgtcaaaagtggtaaaggaatggctaaatcaggctagaattaaggttttagaatggccttcccaaagtcttgacttaaacgtgtggacaatgctgacgaaacaagtccatgtcagaaaaccaacaaatttagctgaactgcaccaattttgtcaagaggagtggtcaaaaattcaaccagaagcttgtggatggcaaccAAAGGCgcctttattgcagtgaaacttgccaagggacatgtaaccaaatattaacattgctgtatgtatacttttgacccaacaggtttggtcacattttcagtagacccataataaattcataaaacaaccaaacttcatgaatgttttttgtgatcaacaagtatgtgctccaatcactttatcacaaaaaaataagagttgtagaaattattggaaactcaagacagccatgacattatgttctttacaagtgtatgtcaacttttgatcacgactgtatatacggtaaaagccagtaaattagaatattttgaaaaacttgatttatttcagtaattgcattcaaaaggtgtaacttgtacattatatttattcattgcacacagactgatgcattcaaatgtttatttcatttaattttgatgatttgaagtggcaacaaatgaaaatccaaaattccgtgtgtcacaaaattagaatattgtgtaagGGTTACATTTTGAAGACACCTGGTGCCACAAACTAATCAGCTGATTAACTCAAAACACCTGCAAAGGGCTTTAAATGGTCTCTCAGTCCAGTTCTGAAGCCTACACAAACATGGGGAAGACTTCAGATTTGACAGCTGTCCAAAAGGCAACCATCGACACATTGCACAAGGAGGGAAAGACACAAAAGGTTATTGCTGAAGAGGCTGGCTGTTCTCAGAGCTCTGTGTCCAAACACATTAATGGAGAGGCAAAGGGAAGGAAAAACTGTGGTCAGAAAAAGTGTACAAGCGATAGGGATCACCGCGCCCTGGTcaagattgtgaaaaaaaaacccaTTCAAAAATGTGGGGGAGATTCAGAAGGAGTGGACAGCTGCTGGAGTCAGTGCTTCAAGATCCACCACCAAGAGACGCTTGAAAGACATGGGATTCAACTGCCGCATACCTCGTGTCAAGCCACTGTTGACCAAGAAACAGCGCGAAAAGCGTCTCACCTGGGCTAAggaaaaaaagagctggactgctgctgagtggtccaaagtcatgttttctgacgaaagcaaattttgcatttcctttggaaatcgaggtcccagagtctggaggaagacaggagtggcacaggatccacgttgcctgaagtctagtgtaaagtttccaccatcagtgatggtttggggtgccatgtcatttgctggtgtcggtccactctgtttcctgagatccagggtcaacgcagccgtctaccagcaagttttagagcacttcatgcttcctgctgctgacctgctctatggagatggagatttcaagttccaacaggacttggcgcctgcacacagcgcaaaatctacccgtgcctggtttacggaccatggtatttctgttctaaattggcccgccaactcccctgaccttagccccatagaaaatctgtggggtattgtgaaaaggaagatgcagaatgccagacccaaaaacgcagaagagttgaaggccactatcagagcaacctgggctctcataacacctgagcagtgccagaaactcatcgactccatgccacgccgcattaacgcagtaattgaggcaaaaggagctccaaccaagtattgagtattgtacatgctcatatttttcattttcatacttttcagttggccaacatttctaaaaatcccttttttgtattagccttaagtaatattctaattttgtgacacacggaattttggattttcatttgttgccacttcaaatcatcaaaattaaatgaaataaacatttgaatgcatcagtctgtgtgcaatgaataaatataatgtacaagttacaccttttgaatgcaattactgaaataaatcaagtttttcaaaatattctaatttactggcttttaccttgtatatccatccaaccattttctaccgcttgtcccgtatatatatatatatatatatgtatatatatatgtatatatatatatatacatacatatatgtatacatacattatatatatatatatatatatatatatatatatatatatatatatatatatatatatatatatatatatatatatatatatatatatatatatatatatatatatatatatatatatatacatacagtggggcaaaaaagtatttagtcagccacccattgattgtgactaaatacttttttgccccactgtatgtgtgtgtaatatcCACTGCAATGTGTGTACAGATGCACACCTTATTTTCTGATGTGGATACCTTTCtttgattttgattattttaaccATGTATTATTTACCTAATGATTATTTCACTTCTTTACAATGTTATTGATACGGCTGATGTGCCATTGTTTTCTCATTCCAAAACCCCTCTATCCTATTTTCTTTCTCTATATCTACCTTCTGTCCCTCCAGTCTGTCTCAACCTAATTATTGCAACCTGATGCACAACTCACCTGACTTGAGCCTCAGGTATGATGTCATCCACCACGACGTAAACCATCGCCCCAGCTGCAAACGCCAGCGCATATGGCAACAGTGGCTCAGCCAACACCACGGCGACGGCGCCAAGCACCCCAGCAATGGGCTCAACCATGCCACTGAGTTGGCCGTACCTGACAGAAAGACCATCACAAGAACAAAAGGTAATGCTCTTTTCAGGCTGGGTGTGATTATGTTAACAAAATCATGTTGATTGTGTCTGTTATCACCAGAAGGCCATCCATGTTGAGACCCCAGACCCACGAAGTGGCAAGCTCACTGCAAGGCCCTCTGGGAAATTCTGGATGCCAATTCCGATAGCCAAATTCCTACAAgaacaaaaatacaatacaatatagaATACAGTACaatatgagataggctccagcacaccccgcgaccccgaaagggataagcggtagaaaatggatggatggatgttacaatTCCTGATGCAACCCTCTTATATATCCTGTTTGGGACTGGCACCAGACATGTCCATTGGCCCACATTGACTGCATGAAAGGCAGCAGTATGAACCATTACATCACCAGGAGCTTACTAAATTATAAGTAAGATATAATAATGATGAAATATTTCAGATGCAATATTACAATGTTATACCTAATGATAATATGTCATCAtttatcttaattttttttttttttctttttttttcttaaagcccAAACATTGCATGTGCTTTGATTGAAAATCCCAAACTTGCATGTTGCTCGTTATTtctattagatagatagatagatagtactttattgattccttcaggagagttccctcaggaaaatttaaattccagccgcagtgtacaaaattgtaaaaaagtaaaaagtaaataatgggggtataaatggaaacaaaatagaaaaatattacaatagaataaaaataaaaagcaacaatgacaataaaaatataacagtaaaataagaatataaaaagagaaactaggcagtagtgaccatgttatgaaaaagtattgcactgttattgttttgcattattgaatgtgatttattttttaggAAAGTTAACtttctggtggggcttacctctacgcatagcaagggctctgaaaccacactcctggacaagggatggaccttgttcacttctggagttgctcaaggtgtgagggcacaggcgggtgtggggatactcacgagtccccggctgagtgcctgtacgttggagttcaccccagtggacaagagggtcgcctcccttcgccttagggttggaggggggaaaactctgactgttgtttgtgcatacgcaccaaacaggagttcagagtattcagccttcttggataccttgcatggggtcctgtatggggcgccggcaggggattccatagtcttgctgggggacttcaacgcgcacgtgggcaatgacagtgatacttggactggcgtgattgggaggaacggtctccctgatctgaacctgagtggtggattgttattggacttctgtgctagtcacggacttgcgataacaaacaccatgttcaagcataaggatgctcataggtgtacctggtaccagagcaccctaggccaaagatcaatgatcgattttgtaatcgtatcagctgatctgaggccgtatgttttggacactcgggtgaagagaggggctgaactgtcaactgatcaccatctggtggtgagttgggttagatggcgggggaaacctctggacagacctggcaaacccaagcgtgtagtgcgggtgaactgggaacgtttggaggagtcctctgtccggaaggacttcaactcccacctccggcgggacttctctgccatccctgtggaggttggggacattgaacaggaatgggcaatgttcaaagcctctattgctaaagctgcagatgcgagctgtggccagaaggtcttaggtgcctcaaggggcggtaaccctcgaacaccctggtggacagtggtggtcagggaagccgtccgactgaagaaggagtcctaccggggtatgttatcccaggggactccggaggcagttgcaaggtaccggcgggcccgaagggcagcggccgtggctgtggacgaggctaagcagagggtgtgggagcagttcggggaatccatggagaaggactatcgggcggcaccaaagctgttctggaagaccatacggcacctcaggagggggaagcagggtaccatccaagctgtgtacggcaaggatgggactttgctgacttcaagtgaggaagtcgtggggcgttggaaagagcactttgaggaactcctgaacccaaatacatcagacacaccctccctgataggagcagggcctgaggatgatgggggatcgacgttgatctctcggagtgaagtcactgaggtagttagacaactccacagtggcaaagctccgggggttgacgagatccgtccagaaatgctgaaggctttgggtgttgatgggctgtcttggttgatacgccttttcaacattgcgtggaagtctgggacagtgccgagggagtggcagactggggtggtggttccccttttcaaaaagggggaccagagggtgtgtgctaattacaggggtatcacactactcagcctccctgggaaagtttacgccaaggtactggaaaggagggtccggccgatagtcgaacctcagattcaagaggagcaatgtggattccgtcctggtcgtggaacaactgaccaactctttacgcttgcgggaatcctggagagggcctgggagtatgcctatccagtctacatgtgttttgtggatttggagaaggcgtatgaccgcgtccctcgggagatcttgtgggaggtgctgagggagtacggagtgaggggaaccctgttgagggccatccaatctctgtacaaccaaagcgagagttgtgtccgggtgcttggatgtaagtcggatccgtttccagtgggggttggtctccgccagggctgcgctctgtcacctatcctgtttgtgattttcatggacaggatttctaggcggagtcgtggccatggcggagagggtatacgtctcggggggctaaaggttgcgtcactgctgtttgcagatgatgtggtcctgatggcaccttcggttcgtgaccttcagctctcactggatcggttcgcagccgagtgttcagcggctggaatgaggatcagcatctccaaatctgaggccatggttctcagcaggaaaccgatggtttgtacagtccgggtaggggacaggactctgtcccaggtggaggagtttaagtatctcggggtcttgttcacgagtgagggaaagatggagaaggaaatcagccggagaatcggagcagctggggcagtattgcagtctctctgccgcactgttgtgacgaaacgggagctgagccagaaggcaaagctctcggtctaccgagctatctacattcctactctcacctatggtcatgaagtgtgggtaatgaccgaaagaataagatcgcggatacaagcggccgaaatgagtttcctcagaagggtggctggcatctcccttagagatagggtgagaagtgcagtcacccgagagagactcggagtagagccgctgctccttcgcttggaaaggagccagcttaggtggttcgggcatctcgtgcggatgcctcacgagcgtc includes the following:
- the LOC133655131 gene encoding zinc transporter ZIP11-like, which codes for MAGHPGSSWRRILLLILAITIHNIPEGLAVGVGFGAIGKTPSATFESARNLAIGIGIQNFPEGLAVSLPLRGSGVSTWMAFWYGQLSGMVEPIAGVLGAVAVVLAEPLLPYALAFAAGAMVYVVVDDIIPEAQVSGNGKLASWTSILGFVVMMSLDVGLG